The Loktanella sp. M215 genome includes a window with the following:
- a CDS encoding transposase, whose protein sequence is MSRTKRLTEIEKMQIVREAAEGVPTSELAERFEVTSRAVRYVLKADVERQTDAAIPVSAVSVKVTAAELAALDAVLAKAGIESRAEGLRRLIQAAGGVFVPDAQLAAEMARYRASLHEVGNGVAQIAKQMTQANRRGQGAVGGTSAEFTELRLAQMRGLARFILDSADEIDLLLRRRRDGMQLQATAALREFAHAAE, encoded by the coding sequence ATGTCCCGAACAAAACGCCTGACAGAGATCGAGAAGATGCAGATCGTCCGCGAGGCCGCGGAGGGTGTGCCGACGTCCGAGCTGGCCGAGCGTTTCGAGGTCACATCGCGGGCCGTGCGCTACGTCCTGAAAGCCGATGTCGAGCGCCAGACGGATGCCGCGATCCCGGTCTCAGCGGTCAGTGTGAAGGTCACGGCTGCGGAGCTTGCGGCCCTTGACGCGGTGTTGGCGAAAGCGGGGATCGAGAGCCGGGCCGAGGGGCTGCGGCGGCTCATTCAGGCCGCAGGCGGGGTGTTCGTTCCGGACGCGCAGTTGGCGGCAGAGATGGCGCGCTATCGCGCCTCGCTGCACGAGGTCGGCAATGGGGTCGCGCAGATCGCCAAGCAGATGACGCAGGCCAACCGGCGGGGGCAGGGGGCCGTGGGCGGCACGAGTGCCGAGTTCACCGAATTGCGCCTTGCGCAGATGCGCGGGCTGGCGCGGTTCATCCTGGATTCCGCTGACGAGATCGATCTGCTTCTGCGCCGCCGTCGCGATGGGATGCAGCTGCAGGCCACGGCCGCGCTGAGGGAGTTTGCCCATGCGGCTGAATGA
- a CDS encoding relaxase/mobilization nuclease domain-containing protein → MRLNDAVHAVTGEVFRDGWSRVRGSMQGLHVAKQTQLARASAGHRPAVFKAIRGGGTHTKSQLANQLDYLTTKSTHIVDSSGFLDGKAKLEAGDIKDLTERFAKRWGAGFKPKLGQTTHMLMSFPIGTRGEDVRDIATDVAERFFQTDEGHFDYIIAVHEDRDHPHAHLVLNRRSQEGEFFFLGRNHRFNYDDFRLAMVEEAEKYGVRLEATRRVDRGVVHYPARTSEVYAAKEEGRAPRERERVGTDLTRTLAEIANTRTVYHSLAAEASREAREDIAAALFRAGEVLAHGGQVDRTGDVYMAEDQSFEDLRSLYAEKLARVQGMIAEKSDAERPVLEKRLIEIQTQVQHMQPLGLRSSTLSETPSEGGIYSEANIDASQRERLAEPDLRSRIDAALHGTGISTSEVVARIETGASSAALEHQWIADDLSKVAEARDLNLERRADLEQARDILNGVHVELGTLLERENVLRRDGVVEEEAVGERFHYHEDAVRAMEGTIRQEMRADGLTAQQIEDRDWEVVSRAERRIETEQRTYLEAHPDLLARPGDVIDRSEPYRETVTDAARASEITSEVDRIMEGRDLRTPVADAVTDDLRARYPDMPSHLARGLGATYAAVVEIRDTEVINQVRRENELRDGLGSGTRDALLAARGETASQSGRADRLADEIARVLDHERAGELSAPFETEAERDAFRDEIARVLDVRQRDRLTSGDADALDKVLEDRLDRLYVAKVYLQSDAATANTEALRQVVDDLADTEYEKHRTADVDGETERGQVH, encoded by the coding sequence ATGCGGCTGAATGATGCCGTCCATGCCGTCACGGGCGAGGTCTTCCGGGATGGCTGGAGCCGCGTCCGGGGCTCGATGCAGGGGCTGCATGTTGCCAAGCAGACCCAGCTCGCGCGCGCGTCAGCTGGGCATCGGCCAGCGGTCTTCAAGGCGATCCGGGGCGGGGGCACGCATACCAAATCGCAGCTTGCAAACCAGCTCGACTACCTCACCACCAAGTCCACCCATATCGTCGACAGTAGCGGGTTCCTGGATGGCAAGGCGAAGCTCGAGGCGGGCGACATCAAGGACCTCACCGAGCGCTTTGCCAAGCGGTGGGGTGCGGGCTTCAAGCCCAAGCTGGGCCAGACGACCCATATGCTCATGTCGTTCCCCATTGGCACGCGCGGGGAGGATGTGCGCGACATCGCAACCGATGTGGCCGAGCGGTTCTTCCAGACTGATGAGGGGCATTTCGATTACATCATCGCGGTGCATGAGGACCGCGATCACCCCCATGCGCATCTGGTGCTGAACCGCCGCTCGCAGGAAGGCGAGTTCTTCTTTCTGGGGCGCAACCACCGCTTCAACTATGACGACTTCCGCCTCGCCATGGTCGAGGAGGCCGAGAAGTATGGCGTGCGGCTGGAAGCCACGCGCCGGGTGGATCGCGGGGTTGTGCATTACCCAGCCCGGACCAGCGAGGTCTACGCCGCGAAAGAAGAGGGTCGCGCGCCCCGCGAGCGCGAACGCGTGGGGACCGACCTAACCCGGACGCTGGCGGAGATCGCCAACACCAGAACCGTCTACCATTCGCTTGCTGCGGAGGCCTCCCGGGAGGCCCGCGAGGATATTGCCGCAGCACTCTTCCGCGCGGGCGAGGTGCTGGCGCATGGCGGGCAGGTGGACCGAACAGGAGATGTGTATATGGCCGAGGATCAAAGCTTCGAGGATCTCAGAAGCCTCTATGCGGAAAAGCTCGCGCGGGTGCAGGGCATGATCGCCGAGAAGTCTGACGCGGAACGTCCCGTGCTGGAAAAACGTCTCATCGAGATCCAGACGCAGGTCCAGCACATGCAGCCTCTCGGTTTGCGATCATCCACGCTGTCAGAGACCCCCTCGGAAGGCGGGATCTATTCCGAAGCCAATATCGACGCCAGCCAGCGCGAGCGTCTGGCAGAGCCCGATCTGAGATCGCGCATTGACGCGGCACTACACGGCACCGGGATCAGCACATCGGAAGTGGTGGCCCGGATCGAGACGGGGGCCTCGAGCGCCGCGCTGGAGCATCAATGGATCGCAGATGATCTCTCCAAGGTGGCCGAAGCGCGGGATCTCAACCTCGAGCGCCGCGCCGATCTGGAACAGGCGCGAGACATTCTCAACGGTGTGCATGTGGAACTTGGCACGCTGTTGGAGCGCGAGAACGTGCTGCGCCGGGATGGTGTCGTGGAGGAGGAAGCGGTCGGCGAGCGGTTCCACTATCACGAGGACGCGGTGCGGGCGATGGAAGGGACAATCCGTCAGGAGATGCGCGCAGACGGTCTGACAGCGCAGCAGATCGAGGACCGGGATTGGGAGGTTGTATCGCGAGCGGAGCGCCGGATCGAGACGGAGCAGCGCACGTATCTCGAAGCACACCCGGACCTGCTCGCACGCCCCGGCGATGTGATTGACCGGTCTGAGCCCTACAGGGAGACCGTCACCGATGCGGCCCGCGCCAGCGAGATCACCAGCGAGGTCGACCGCATCATGGAGGGACGCGACCTCCGCACGCCTGTTGCAGATGCTGTCACGGATGACTTGCGCGCGCGCTATCCGGACATGCCGTCCCACCTCGCCCGCGGGCTCGGCGCGACCTATGCGGCCGTCGTCGAGATCCGCGACACGGAGGTCATCAATCAGGTCCGCCGCGAAAACGAGTTGCGCGACGGGCTCGGTTCTGGCACGCGCGACGCACTCCTCGCAGCCCGCGGTGAAACTGCTTCGCAGTCTGGCCGTGCCGACCGCCTAGCAGACGAGATTGCGCGTGTCCTGGACCATGAGCGGGCCGGGGAATTGTCCGCGCCCTTCGAGACCGAGGCGGAGCGGGACGCCTTTCGCGACGAGATCGCGCGGGTGCTGGACGTTCGCCAACGCGATCGGCTCACATCCGGCGATGCCGATGCGCTGGACAAGGTTCTCGAGGACCGCCTCGACCGGCTCTATGTCGCCAAGGTCTATCTGCAATCGGATGCAGCAACGGCCAACACGGAGGCCCTGCGCCAGGTGGTCGATGATCTTGCCGACACCGAATATGAAAAACACCGCACCGCTGACGTGGATGGCGAGACCGAGCGGGGTCAGGTCCATTGA
- a CDS encoding type IV secretory system conjugative DNA transfer family protein, with protein MGYTFASAVLTYQDLGFGAEIDFAYIAQNYMAILDRRPEDAQLIHLIIGSFAAAGLMLSLALSGSALTRFGQTHWQSAREMKANGFFGAPGTGFILGKLGPPGSRASYICSKVFPHALIVAPTGRGKTTGFVIPNLLTWKGSAVTLDVKGECFEATARHRAAQGDKVYRFAPTDWEGKRTHRYNPLLRIFELKDPARQQMELQLLATLFLQSDNDRVQGLLKGGIDLFVAAGLLAFQRKRPTLGEIYRIAASGGNKQKEYFARGHEVDNRAAKLIFTRLASTNNDTLTSYVSLLMTSGLDQWQNPAIDEATAVSDFDFRTIRKKPFSVYLVVQPLMVKPLAPLIRLFFSDLLSAMQEKDPGPDEPWPVMIMLDEFNRLGKMPIVVESIETLRTYRGHLAVVTQTIPALDEIYGENTRRALQGNAGVKLYLTPSDEKTVEELSKAVGKTTKTVITRSQSIGKNPFEGRSQSTRTEESSLLPEDEARRLPLDEIVMVIDAQMPVRAKRIQYFDDRLFKAIHAAQTGELPFPKPGGGGSQGNLPLSVRAMPMTPPSNGPGGSDAVVETAHQDAGSQTSKQTDVAPKKTAPVVQTVIAEEQRQMEMDFGSQVADAEAASVADEAQMRSAVDGLEDMEAMLREEDGERLVAR; from the coding sequence ATGGGCTATACCTTCGCCTCGGCGGTGCTGACCTACCAGGATCTCGGCTTCGGGGCCGAGATCGACTTTGCCTATATCGCGCAGAACTACATGGCGATCCTCGATCGCCGCCCGGAGGACGCCCAACTTATTCACCTGATCATCGGCAGCTTCGCCGCCGCCGGCCTCATGCTGAGCCTCGCCCTCTCGGGGTCCGCCCTGACACGCTTTGGCCAGACCCATTGGCAGAGCGCGCGCGAGATGAAGGCCAATGGGTTCTTCGGGGCGCCCGGCACCGGGTTCATCCTCGGCAAGCTGGGGCCGCCGGGCTCCCGCGCCAGCTACATCTGCTCCAAGGTCTTCCCCCATGCGCTGATCGTGGCGCCCACGGGCCGCGGCAAGACCACGGGCTTCGTCATTCCGAACCTGTTGACCTGGAAAGGCTCCGCCGTGACGCTCGATGTGAAGGGCGAGTGTTTCGAGGCCACGGCCCGGCACCGCGCAGCTCAAGGCGACAAGGTCTATCGCTTTGCCCCCACCGATTGGGAGGGCAAGCGCACGCATCGCTACAACCCGCTCCTGCGTATCTTCGAGCTGAAAGATCCCGCGCGCCAACAGATGGAATTACAGCTTCTGGCGACGCTCTTCCTGCAAAGCGACAATGACCGGGTGCAGGGCCTGCTCAAAGGCGGGATCGATCTCTTCGTGGCGGCAGGTCTGCTGGCGTTCCAGCGCAAGCGCCCCACCTTGGGCGAGATCTATCGCATCGCGGCCTCCGGAGGGAACAAGCAGAAGGAATACTTCGCGCGGGGCCATGAGGTCGACAACAGGGCCGCCAAGCTGATCTTCACCCGGCTGGCCTCAACCAACAACGACACGCTGACCTCATACGTCTCGCTCCTGATGACCTCGGGGCTCGATCAATGGCAGAACCCGGCCATCGACGAGGCGACGGCGGTCTCGGACTTTGATTTCCGGACGATCCGCAAGAAGCCCTTTTCGGTCTATCTCGTGGTCCAGCCGCTGATGGTAAAGCCACTCGCACCGCTGATCCGGCTGTTTTTCTCCGATCTCCTCTCCGCCATGCAGGAAAAGGACCCGGGGCCGGATGAGCCCTGGCCCGTAATGATCATGCTCGACGAGTTCAATCGCCTCGGAAAAATGCCGATCGTGGTCGAGAGCATCGAGACGCTGCGGACCTATCGTGGTCACCTCGCTGTGGTCACCCAAACCATTCCCGCCCTCGATGAAATCTATGGCGAGAATACCCGGCGCGCCCTGCAGGGCAATGCCGGCGTGAAGCTCTACCTGACGCCCTCGGATGAGAAAACGGTCGAGGAGCTCAGCAAGGCTGTCGGAAAGACCACAAAGACCGTCATCACGCGGTCCCAGTCCATCGGCAAGAACCCCTTCGAGGGCCGCAGCCAATCGACCCGGACTGAAGAGAGCTCGTTGTTGCCTGAAGACGAAGCGCGCCGTCTGCCCCTCGACGAGATTGTCATGGTGATCGATGCCCAGATGCCGGTCCGGGCAAAGCGGATCCAGTATTTTGATGATCGGCTGTTCAAGGCGATCCACGCGGCACAGACGGGCGAGTTGCCGTTTCCGAAGCCGGGGGGAGGGGGATCGCAGGGCAATCTCCCGTTGAGCGTGCGCGCCATGCCGATGACTCCGCCTTCGAACGGACCAGGTGGGTCTGACGCCGTTGTGGAGACCGCACACCAAGATGCTGGCAGCCAAACGTCAAAGCAAACCGACGTCGCTCCAAAAAAGACCGCGCCTGTCGTTCAAACCGTTATCGCCGAGGAACAGCGCCAGATGGAGATGGATTTTGGAAGCCAGGTCGCCGATGCAGAGGCAGCGAGCGTAGCTGATGAGGCGCAGATGCGTTCTGCAGTCGATGGCTTGGAGGACATGGAAGCGATGCTGCGAGAGGAGGATGGTGAAAGGCTGGTTGCGCGATAG
- a CDS encoding type II toxin-antitoxin system VapC family toxin: MLHVLLRLPYRFIVPLPIREEELLDFTAQEWRMLEDGGLATYDLPGEEVARVFALKREHSRLSANDCFALVTTTCQENGILLTGDNLLRKVATARAVRVHGVLWIIDELHAAEACDVGLLVSALQIWRADEAVFLPPAEIDKRLRRLGA, translated from the coding sequence TTGCTGCACGTCCTGCTGCGGCTGCCCTATCGCTTCATCGTGCCCCTGCCCATCCGTGAGGAGGAGCTGCTCGATTTCACGGCGCAGGAATGGCGGATGCTCGAAGACGGCGGCCTCGCCACCTACGATCTGCCGGGGGAAGAAGTCGCGCGGGTTTTCGCTCTAAAGCGGGAACATAGCCGCCTGTCGGCCAATGATTGCTTCGCCCTCGTGACGACAACCTGCCAAGAAAACGGCATCCTCCTAACCGGCGACAACCTTCTACGCAAGGTCGCCACCGCTCGCGCGGTGCGCGTTCATGGCGTCCTCTGGATCATCGACGAGCTGCACGCCGCCGAAGCCTGCGATGTCGGGCTTCTTGTCTCCGCCCTGCAAATCTGGCGGGCGGATGAGGCGGTCTTCCTACCCCCCGCCGAGATCGACAAGCGGCTGCGCCGTCTCGGGGCATAA
- a CDS encoding XRE family transcriptional regulator, whose protein sequence is MAFINHNNNRRERIMFGQRLRLARKRAGLSMQALAERVTPSVSAQAISKYEADKMMPSSSVLVGLGKALGVSLDFLLGGQVEALESVEWRKNSTASAQDRAMAESIVIEKLEDYLAIEDILDMHPAEDPFAALRVDMVADEEAIDAKARDVRREWQLGIDPIPSMTALLEDKGLKVIEADLPERINGLACHVERAEGAPTEVIIVSRHTNVERKRFNLAHELAHRIITETGNAALKKEPSMHRFAGAFLIPREHLEEEAGRNRHGMTWIEIMRLKRTYGVSAAAMLVRLGQVGILSKSAVEYAFKTYARSWRREEPEPIGPGEGFAAFEKPQRFERLVWRALGEEMISPVRAAQMLGLPLSVVERDIRGPRDQ, encoded by the coding sequence ATGGCGTTTATCAACCACAACAATAACCGCCGGGAGAGGATCATGTTCGGACAAAGACTCAGGCTTGCCCGCAAGCGGGCGGGTCTATCCATGCAAGCGCTCGCGGAGCGCGTAACCCCAAGCGTGTCAGCGCAGGCCATCAGCAAATACGAGGCGGACAAGATGATGCCGTCCTCGTCGGTGCTGGTCGGCCTCGGCAAGGCGCTCGGCGTGTCACTGGACTTCCTGCTCGGCGGTCAGGTCGAAGCTCTGGAAAGCGTCGAGTGGCGAAAGAACTCGACCGCCTCGGCGCAGGATCGCGCGATGGCGGAATCCATCGTCATCGAGAAGCTCGAAGACTATCTCGCCATCGAGGACATCCTCGATATGCACCCCGCTGAAGACCCCTTCGCCGCGCTGCGCGTGGACATGGTGGCCGATGAAGAGGCCATCGACGCCAAGGCGCGGGACGTGCGGCGCGAGTGGCAGCTTGGGATCGACCCGATCCCGAGTATGACCGCCCTGCTCGAAGACAAGGGACTCAAGGTCATCGAGGCCGATCTCCCGGAACGCATCAACGGGCTGGCCTGTCATGTCGAACGGGCGGAGGGCGCACCGACTGAGGTGATCATCGTCTCGCGGCACACCAATGTCGAACGCAAGCGCTTCAACCTCGCCCACGAACTCGCGCACCGGATCATCACCGAAACCGGCAATGCCGCACTGAAAAAGGAGCCCTCGATGCACCGCTTCGCGGGGGCGTTCCTCATTCCGCGTGAGCATCTGGAAGAGGAAGCTGGCCGAAACCGTCACGGCATGACCTGGATAGAGATCATGCGGCTCAAGCGCACCTATGGCGTCTCCGCCGCCGCGATGCTCGTGCGGCTCGGCCAGGTGGGCATCCTGTCGAAGAGCGCTGTGGAATATGCGTTCAAGACCTATGCGCGAAGCTGGCGGCGCGAGGAGCCGGAGCCTATCGGTCCAGGCGAGGGCTTTGCGGCCTTCGAGAAGCCGCAGCGCTTCGAGCGCCTCGTCTGGCGCGCGCTCGGCGAGGAGATGATTTCCCCCGTGCGGGCGGCGCAGATGCTCGGGCTCCCCTTGAGCGTTGTCGAACGCGACATCAGGGGGCCTCGTGACCAGTGA
- a CDS encoding DUF2188 domain-containing protein: MPHESGWAVKGAGNSRASSVHGTQREAITAARESAIRQGSEMLIHGENGRIRERNTYGKDPYPPKG, from the coding sequence GTGCCGCATGAAAGCGGTTGGGCAGTGAAGGGGGCGGGTAACTCCCGCGCGTCTTCCGTCCACGGCACGCAGCGCGAGGCCATCACGGCCGCGCGGGAATCCGCCATTCGTCAGGGCAGCGAGATGCTGATCCACGGCGAGAACGGTCGCATCCGCGAGCGCAACACCTATGGCAAGGACCCGTATCCGCCGAAAGGCTGA
- a CDS encoding CBASS cGAMP-activated phospholipase — protein MSNGGNNRQIRRILSIDGGGIKGTMPAAFLAGLEEDLGQPIGRYFDLIAGTSTGGIIALGLGLGRTAKELLELYERRGPVIFGQDNADDEPLGRIRQAWRTLTATGRHVVGPKHDAAILARELKAVLNNDLIGQSQTRLVIPAWDADLRSPYIYKTAHHTRLQTDYRKTALDAALATAAAPTYFKRHRTADDIGLTDGGTWANNPTAIAVVEAITLLGWHPSDLRILSLGCLDEVYMLPESPGFAGLGLKVLNLYADGQSHGALCMAKLLTGHPYDGDRIYRISPSVPSGFFTLDDTTKIGRLKGLGMSEARKAKPHLTPIFFTQPADTFVPVYQLKEKAA, from the coding sequence ATGAGCAACGGTGGGAACAACAGGCAGATACGTCGCATCCTCTCCATCGACGGGGGCGGGATTAAGGGCACGATGCCCGCTGCATTCCTCGCGGGGCTCGAGGAAGATCTGGGCCAGCCCATTGGGCGCTATTTCGATCTCATCGCAGGCACATCGACGGGTGGCATCATCGCACTCGGCCTTGGCCTCGGCCGCACGGCAAAGGAACTGCTCGAGCTTTACGAGCGTCGCGGGCCTGTCATCTTCGGTCAGGACAATGCGGATGATGAACCGCTGGGGAGGATACGGCAGGCATGGCGCACCCTCACCGCCACAGGTCGGCACGTAGTCGGTCCAAAGCACGATGCGGCAATTCTTGCCCGTGAACTCAAGGCCGTTCTCAACAACGATCTGATCGGGCAATCACAGACCCGGTTGGTGATCCCGGCGTGGGATGCCGATCTCCGCAGCCCTTATATCTACAAGACCGCGCATCACACACGCCTGCAAACCGATTATCGCAAGACTGCGCTTGATGCCGCCCTGGCTACGGCAGCGGCACCTACGTATTTCAAGCGACATCGCACTGCTGATGATATTGGCCTGACCGATGGCGGGACATGGGCCAACAATCCCACAGCCATTGCTGTCGTCGAAGCCATCACTCTTCTGGGGTGGCATCCGTCAGACCTGCGCATTCTGAGCCTGGGGTGTCTGGACGAAGTCTACATGCTGCCCGAAAGTCCAGGGTTTGCCGGACTCGGCCTCAAAGTCCTCAACCTTTACGCGGATGGGCAATCACATGGCGCCCTCTGCATGGCAAAACTTCTGACGGGACATCCTTACGATGGGGATCGCATCTACCGCATTTCGCCGTCTGTCCCGAGCGGGTTTTTTACCTTGGATGACACCACGAAGATCGGCCGCCTCAAGGGCCTCGGTATGTCAGAAGCCCGAAAAGCAAAGCCCCACCTGACCCCGATCTTTTTCACCCAGCCTGCCGATACCTTCGTGCCGGTCTATCAACTCAAGGAGAAAGCGGCATGA
- a CDS encoding nucleotidyltransferase domain-containing protein, with protein MNQMLRQPLTDSDIRRRTQIFTILDEIGEDLDLTETQFDRARQSYGAVGDWLSGSTDPLLVSVLVYLQGSSALGTAVKPIGRREFDVDLICFCAGIASGISPATLKAAVGNRLKEHATYVRILEEKKRCWRFNYAGDFHLELSPTIANPVCGNRGELVPDRALKEWHPTNPRAYKTLFDERAALRPTFVGKFIAMQRDEATVEPFPVREAVKGILRRIVQLLKRHRDVFYQNNTQDVAPISVIITTLAMQTYAYCVRNHVFHDEMDLLVETIRMMPHFIDRPILDGRRGYAILNETTNGENFADNWNKDERRAPAFYAWHAQTLSDFEVLRDAVGQDRVSLNMERSFGSGVTGRVLGNRVNAVSDGRKSGLLSVAPVVGLTTSKVAASTTVPTNTFFGD; from the coding sequence ATGAATCAGATGTTGCGACAGCCGCTGACCGACAGTGATATTCGGCGGCGCACGCAGATATTCACCATCCTGGACGAGATAGGCGAGGATCTGGACCTCACCGAAACCCAGTTTGATCGTGCGCGCCAGAGCTATGGTGCCGTCGGAGATTGGCTGTCCGGTTCAACTGATCCCCTACTCGTCAGTGTTCTGGTCTATCTCCAAGGGTCCAGTGCGCTTGGAACGGCCGTGAAGCCAATCGGGCGGCGGGAATTCGATGTCGATCTGATCTGCTTTTGTGCAGGTATCGCGTCCGGCATCTCACCAGCGACCCTGAAGGCGGCGGTTGGAAACCGGCTCAAGGAACACGCCACCTATGTGCGCATTCTCGAAGAAAAAAAGCGTTGTTGGCGTTTCAACTATGCGGGGGACTTCCACCTCGAACTATCCCCGACGATAGCAAACCCGGTCTGCGGCAACCGGGGCGAATTGGTGCCCGACCGGGCTCTGAAGGAATGGCATCCGACAAACCCGCGGGCCTACAAGACCCTGTTCGATGAGCGCGCCGCACTCCGGCCTACCTTTGTGGGCAAGTTTATCGCCATGCAGCGGGACGAGGCGACGGTGGAGCCGTTCCCCGTCCGAGAAGCAGTGAAAGGCATCCTGCGCCGCATCGTGCAATTGCTCAAACGGCACCGCGACGTTTTTTATCAGAACAACACGCAAGACGTGGCCCCGATTTCCGTTATCATTACCACCCTTGCGATGCAGACCTATGCCTATTGCGTGCGCAACCACGTCTTCCATGACGAAATGGATCTGTTGGTCGAAACGATCCGGATGATGCCGCACTTCATCGACCGCCCCATTCTGGACGGACGGCGGGGCTATGCCATCCTGAACGAGACAACCAACGGGGAAAACTTCGCCGACAATTGGAACAAGGATGAACGCCGGGCACCAGCATTCTATGCGTGGCACGCACAAACTCTGTCCGACTTTGAAGTCCTTCGCGATGCTGTTGGTCAGGACCGTGTGTCATTGAACATGGAGCGTTCGTTCGGTTCCGGTGTCACCGGACGGGTTCTCGGCAACCGCGTCAATGCGGTGTCGGATGGTCGCAAATCGGGTCTGCTTTCTGTCGCACCTGTGGTCGGGCTGACGACATCGAAGGTCGCAGCATCAACGACCGTGCCCACAAATACGTTCTTCGGTGATTGA
- a CDS encoding type IV secretion system protein, with the protein MSVVTYFVETSEGYLDTAAETQFGAVAATVGTLLVLGTTLVVILVFINMIYQYRAMDGRTAFWLAVKVGLIGVFAANWVQFNALASAILNGIDSIAGALVASVGGGSPGPSGTFAEEFDELIAALGDYLNAAGSELNWMAGALLDTLGVLLLSILGGLAAFIVVASRLMIALLIGIAPVMIFLTLFEVTKDYFARWLSALISFAMYPIVVAGVFATITGVSRALLAELGDPEGASNIGALIPFFMMVLMAKGFIIATPFLVRAISGNIMMPALSAGFGGSYAFARGLAGSQQVYNRYAIGGATGAEYAALRARQFFGVQALPSRPNTAGGPTAARPGDATGTGARMLAQLSRLGRLGRR; encoded by the coding sequence ATGAGTGTCGTCACCTACTTCGTGGAAACGTCCGAAGGGTATCTAGATACCGCTGCCGAAACTCAGTTTGGTGCGGTCGCAGCAACGGTCGGCACGTTGCTGGTTCTGGGCACAACACTGGTTGTCATTCTGGTCTTCATCAACATGATCTACCAGTATCGCGCCATGGACGGCCGAACTGCCTTTTGGCTGGCCGTGAAGGTCGGACTTATAGGGGTCTTCGCGGCCAACTGGGTCCAGTTCAATGCGCTTGCCTCAGCAATACTGAACGGAATTGACAGCATTGCCGGGGCACTTGTGGCTTCTGTCGGCGGCGGATCACCTGGTCCGTCCGGTACCTTTGCAGAGGAATTTGACGAACTGATTGCAGCGCTCGGGGACTATCTGAATGCTGCGGGATCTGAGCTGAACTGGATGGCGGGTGCCTTGCTTGACACACTTGGGGTTCTGCTGCTCTCGATTCTTGGCGGGTTGGCGGCGTTCATTGTTGTGGCGTCCCGGCTCATGATCGCTCTGCTAATTGGCATTGCGCCAGTGATGATCTTCTTGACCCTGTTCGAGGTGACCAAGGATTATTTCGCGCGCTGGTTATCCGCGCTCATTTCATTCGCGATGTATCCGATCGTCGTCGCCGGAGTGTTCGCGACGATCACGGGGGTCTCTCGGGCGCTTCTTGCCGAGCTTGGCGACCCGGAGGGAGCCTCGAACATAGGGGCCCTTATCCCATTTTTCATGATGGTGCTGATGGCAAAGGGTTTCATCATAGCAACGCCTTTCTTGGTTCGGGCGATTTCCGGAAACATCATGATGCCAGCACTCTCAGCCGGGTTCGGGGGAAGCTATGCCTTCGCCAGAGGGCTTGCAGGTAGCCAACAAGTTTACAATCGCTATGCCATCGGTGGCGCAACTGGGGCTGAATACGCAGCCCTTCGAGCGCGACAATTCTTCGGCGTGCAAGCCTTGCCGAGCCGGCCAAATACTGCTGGAGGGCCAACTGCGGCTCGTCCGGGTGACGCAACCGGAACAGGCGCCCGAATGCTGGCACAGCTTTCGAGACTTGGTAGGTTGGGCAGGCGGTGA